From Pusillibacter faecalis, one genomic window encodes:
- a CDS encoding class II fumarate hydratase yields MNTRMEHDTMGQIAVPAEHHWGAQTQRSIEHFQIGGQHQPKEIIKAFAYLKEACAMANAAAGKLTGPQADAIAAVCREIRAGRWEAEFPLVVWQTGSGTQTNMNVNEVIAHLTAERGVPLHPNDHVNASQSSNDTFPSALHIAAALSVTEQVLPAAERLEAAFRRLEEAYPELIRIGRTHLQDATPLKFSQEVSGWRELVAAPCRMLRLALPELERLAIGGTAVGTGLNAPAGYDYAVCGELRRLTGLDFLPDENKFHALTSKDALVFAHGALKALAANLMKIANDIRWEASGPRCGMGELSIPENEPGSSIMPGKVNPTQCEAVTMVAVQVIANDTAIGMAASQGNFQLNVFLPVSAYNFLLSTQLLADAMDSFRRHCVDGIIPNAERMRENLNHSLMLVTCLTPRIGYEAAAMCAKKALADGTTLKDAVLALGLLTAQEFDEIVRPETMV; encoded by the coding sequence ATGAATACCCGGATGGAACACGACACCATGGGCCAGATCGCTGTGCCGGCAGAGCACCACTGGGGAGCGCAGACACAGCGCAGTATTGAACATTTTCAGATCGGCGGCCAGCATCAGCCCAAAGAGATCATCAAAGCCTTTGCCTATCTCAAAGAGGCCTGCGCTATGGCTAACGCAGCTGCGGGCAAGCTGACTGGCCCTCAGGCGGATGCCATTGCCGCTGTCTGCCGGGAAATTCGGGCAGGACGGTGGGAGGCGGAGTTCCCACTGGTGGTCTGGCAGACTGGCAGCGGCACCCAGACCAATATGAACGTCAATGAGGTGATTGCGCATCTGACAGCGGAGCGGGGCGTCCCGCTGCATCCAAACGACCACGTGAATGCGTCTCAGTCCAGTAACGACACATTCCCTTCCGCGCTGCATATTGCGGCGGCCCTGAGTGTCACGGAGCAGGTGCTGCCCGCGGCGGAGCGGCTGGAGGCGGCTTTTCGGCGGCTGGAGGAAGCATACCCGGAGCTGATTCGTATCGGGCGCACCCATTTGCAGGATGCCACGCCCTTGAAGTTTTCCCAGGAGGTCTCCGGCTGGCGGGAGCTGGTGGCGGCGCCCTGCCGAATGCTGCGGCTGGCCCTGCCGGAACTAGAGCGGTTGGCGATCGGCGGAACCGCCGTGGGTACTGGTCTCAATGCGCCGGCGGGCTACGATTACGCGGTCTGCGGAGAGTTGCGGCGGCTGACTGGTCTGGATTTCCTGCCGGATGAGAACAAGTTCCACGCCCTCACCAGTAAGGACGCACTGGTATTCGCGCACGGGGCGCTGAAGGCGTTAGCGGCAAACCTGATGAAAATTGCCAATGACATCCGCTGGGAGGCCAGCGGTCCCCGCTGCGGCATGGGCGAGCTGTCCATCCCGGAGAACGAGCCGGGTTCCTCCATCATGCCTGGAAAGGTGAATCCCACCCAGTGCGAAGCCGTCACCATGGTTGCCGTACAGGTGATAGCCAATGACACTGCCATCGGCATGGCCGCAAGCCAAGGAAATTTCCAGCTGAATGTGTTTTTGCCGGTGTCGGCCTATAACTTCCTGCTCTCCACTCAGCTGCTGGCGGACGCGATGGACTCCTTCCGGAGGCACTGTGTAGACGGGATTATTCCCAACGCGGAGCGGATGCGGGAAAACCTAAACCATTCTCTGATGCTTGTCACCTGCCTGACGCCGCGCATCGGGTATGAGGCAGCGGCCATGTGTGCGAAAAAAGCCCTGGCGGATGGTACTACCCTGAAAGATGCTGTGCTGGCGTTGGGGTTGCTGACGGCCCAAGAATTCGACGAGATTGTACGACCGGAAACCATGGTTTAA
- a CDS encoding LacI family DNA-binding transcriptional regulator — MKVTISDVARLAGVSTATVSHTINNTRYVSDETKERVYQAIRELGYTPDASARSFRTGKKQTVGFIVPDISNKFFGTMIEAVENYLSEHGYHLIIANTKEDADREETSLRLLTAGLVDGILVASTMEDFNRFDATIPAGFPVVLVDRTFEAKKYSSVCVSNFQPIYRSVCRLSGKGAQRIGIVGGLPRLSSTKERISAYQEAVEDCGLPQEESLVLYGDSMENSVQSCLDDLLAQKCDAIVVCQGLMASETIIYLHQKGLQLARDIDLVSFVDYDSNFYELYSSQMDCIVQPVEELGRAAGEQILSRIENPDAPIFEKVLTSAYRPYDSPNTWNGKKA, encoded by the coding sequence ATGAAAGTAACAATCAGCGATGTGGCCAGGCTTGCCGGCGTTTCCACTGCCACGGTATCTCACACGATTAATAATACCCGTTATGTCTCCGATGAGACCAAGGAGCGGGTTTATCAGGCGATTCGGGAGCTTGGCTATACACCAGATGCCTCCGCCCGCAGTTTCCGGACGGGGAAAAAGCAGACGGTTGGCTTTATTGTGCCGGATATCTCCAACAAATTTTTCGGTACCATGATTGAGGCAGTGGAAAACTACCTCTCGGAGCATGGATATCATCTGATTATCGCCAATACCAAAGAAGATGCCGACCGGGAGGAGACGAGCCTCCGCCTGCTGACAGCGGGCCTTGTGGACGGCATTTTGGTAGCCAGCACCATGGAGGATTTCAACCGTTTTGACGCTACGATCCCGGCCGGATTTCCGGTGGTACTGGTGGACCGGACCTTTGAGGCAAAGAAATATTCTTCGGTGTGTGTCTCCAATTTTCAGCCCATCTATCGCAGTGTATGCCGGCTCTCTGGGAAAGGCGCGCAGCGGATCGGCATTGTAGGCGGTCTGCCCCGCCTCTCCTCTACAAAGGAGCGGATTTCTGCCTATCAGGAGGCGGTGGAGGACTGCGGTCTGCCCCAGGAGGAGAGCTTGGTACTCTACGGTGATTCCATGGAAAACAGCGTGCAGAGCTGTCTGGACGACCTGTTGGCGCAAAAATGTGACGCCATTGTAGTCTGCCAGGGGCTGATGGCCTCGGAGACGATTATTTACCTTCATCAAAAGGGCCTGCAGCTGGCCAGGGATATCGACCTGGTGAGCTTCGTAGATTATGATTCCAACTTCTACGAACTTTATTCCAGCCAGATGGACTGTATCGTACAGCCGGTGGAGGAGCTGGGCCGCGCCGCCGGAGAGCAGATTCTCAGCCGGATAGAGAATCCGGATGCGCCGATTTTTGAAAAGGTGCTCACATCTGCTTACCGGCCCTACGATAGCCCAAACACCTGGAACGGAAAGAAAGCGTGA
- the gap gene encoding type I glyceraldehyde-3-phosphate dehydrogenase has protein sequence MKTKIGINGFGRIGRLVFRAALTHDDVEVVAVNDPFMTPDYMAYMLRYDSVHGKFPGEVSYEDNALVVDGHKVTVFTEKEVGDIPWSTVGAEYICECTGQHLTKEKCQGHIDAGAKHVIMGAPSKDDTPMFVMGVNNKKYTSDMTFVSNASCTTNCLAPIAKVLNDKFGIVEGLMTTVHSVTPTQKLLDGASLKDWRGGRAATGNIIPSSTGAAKAVGKVIPELNGKLTGMSMRVPTLDVSVVDLTAKLAKPATYEEICKAMKEASEGELKGVLGYTDEPVVSSDFLGDSRTSIFDADAGIALTDTFVKVVSWYDNECGYSNKMVELISYMSSVDHQ, from the coding sequence ATGAAAACCAAAATTGGTATCAATGGATTTGGCCGGATCGGCCGTCTGGTCTTCCGCGCCGCCCTGACCCACGACGATGTGGAAGTCGTGGCTGTGAACGACCCGTTCATGACACCCGACTACATGGCCTATATGCTGCGCTATGACTCTGTCCATGGCAAATTCCCCGGCGAGGTCTCTTATGAGGACAACGCTCTGGTGGTGGATGGGCACAAGGTCACTGTGTTCACCGAAAAAGAAGTGGGCGATATTCCCTGGTCCACTGTGGGTGCCGAGTATATCTGCGAGTGCACTGGCCAGCACCTGACCAAAGAGAAGTGCCAGGGCCATATTGACGCCGGCGCTAAGCACGTAATCATGGGCGCCCCCTCCAAGGATGACACTCCGATGTTTGTTATGGGGGTCAATAACAAGAAGTACACCTCTGACATGACCTTTGTCTCCAACGCCTCCTGCACCACCAACTGCTTGGCTCCTATTGCCAAGGTTTTGAATGACAAGTTCGGCATTGTTGAGGGGCTTATGACCACGGTCCACTCTGTCACTCCCACCCAGAAGCTGCTGGACGGTGCCTCTTTGAAGGATTGGCGCGGCGGCCGCGCGGCCACTGGCAATATCATTCCCTCCTCCACTGGCGCCGCTAAAGCCGTGGGCAAGGTCATCCCCGAGCTCAACGGCAAGCTCACTGGCATGAGCATGCGGGTTCCCACTCTGGATGTCTCCGTCGTGGACTTAACTGCTAAACTGGCGAAGCCTGCTACCTATGAGGAGATTTGCAAGGCTATGAAAGAGGCCTCCGAGGGCGAGCTGAAGGGCGTGCTGGGCTACACCGATGAGCCTGTCGTCTCTTCGGACTTCCTGGGTGATTCCCGGACCTCCATCTTTGATGCTGATGCTGGCATCGCCTTAACTGACACCTTTGTGAAGGTCGTTTCCTGGTACGACAATGAATGCGGCTACTCCAACAAAATGGTGGAGCTGATCAGCTATATGTCCTCTGTGGACCATCAGTAA
- a CDS encoding ATP-binding protein: protein MVRRIIEIDQEKCNGCGACAAACHEGAIGMINGKAALLRDDYCDGLGDCLPTCPTGAISFVEREAAAYDEAAVLANKSSAAGKQAAGCPGSAAMRFASASPAAPAAPAGVPVSRLGQWPIQIKLLPVEAPFYAGAKVLIAADCTAFSRADFHDRFMRGRITMIGCPKLDEGDYAEKLTEILRRNDIKEVTIVRMEVPCCGGLQRAAETALRQSGKFIPWQVVTLGRDGNILD, encoded by the coding sequence ATGGTACGGAGAATCATTGAAATTGATCAGGAGAAGTGCAATGGCTGTGGTGCCTGTGCCGCAGCCTGTCATGAGGGTGCCATCGGCATGATAAACGGCAAGGCAGCCTTGCTGCGGGACGATTACTGCGACGGCCTGGGTGACTGCCTGCCCACCTGTCCCACTGGCGCCATTTCTTTTGTTGAACGGGAGGCCGCCGCTTATGATGAGGCAGCTGTGCTGGCCAACAAATCCTCTGCTGCCGGCAAACAGGCTGCCGGCTGTCCTGGCAGCGCGGCCATGCGCTTTGCCTCCGCCTCTCCGGCAGCTCCTGCCGCGCCAGCCGGAGTACCGGTTTCCCGCCTGGGCCAATGGCCCATCCAGATCAAACTGCTGCCGGTGGAGGCCCCCTTCTACGCCGGCGCCAAGGTGCTGATCGCGGCAGACTGCACGGCCTTCTCCCGGGCGGATTTCCATGATCGTTTCATGCGGGGACGGATCACGATGATCGGCTGTCCTAAGCTGGACGAGGGCGACTACGCTGAAAAACTCACGGAGATCCTGCGCCGGAACGATATCAAGGAGGTTACTATTGTCCGTATGGAGGTTCCCTGCTGCGGCGGACTTCAGCGAGCAGCGGAAACCGCTCTGCGGCAAAGCGGCAAGTTCATCCCCTGGCAGGTGGTGACACTGGGCCGGGATGGAAATATATTGGACTAA
- a CDS encoding ferredoxin, whose product MTATVNENCISCGLCAGTCPEVFHMGEDGFAHGSEFGSELLDVAQQARDGCPVSAISIEE is encoded by the coding sequence ATGACTGCAACAGTGAACGAAAACTGCATCAGCTGCGGCCTGTGCGCCGGTACCTGTCCGGAGGTCTTTCATATGGGTGAGGACGGCTTTGCCCATGGCAGCGAATTTGGCAGCGAGCTACTGGATGTAGCGCAGCAGGCCCGAGATGGCTGTCCCGTCAGTGCCATCAGTATTGAGGAATAA
- a CDS encoding spore germination protein has translation MEQLTNSYKENVDWFNETLGVGRSSDIVSRDYIIGNRRARLWVIDGYGMDGTLERMGAFWLQLMPEQVKDLTQMQEFADRFITFSETNVSFDASEIVTSVLLGKSLLLMEGLAGGALMDAKEYPARSVGEPPDGKVLRGSHDGFVEAVVPNMALLRRRIRDPHLTMEGHQLGSRSHTDAVLCYLDDKVDQKLLAELREKLKRIDVNSLTMAQESVAEAIRPKQWYNPFPKVRYTERPDSAAASILEGNIVLMVDNSPSVMILPTTFFDFTQEANEFYFPPLVGTYLRILRIIVFLISMFITPAWYLMVSEPGRLPEWLDFLSSPEPASLGLLWQLLVVEFLIDVLKLASLNTPDSLSNSFSMLGALILGDFAVQAGWLGPEVLVYMAFVSVASFAQPSYEMGYAFKLLRVVLLLITALFDVWGFVLGCLGILVLLATTKPLVGKGYLYPLIPFNGKALWRLIAREPIGRDNT, from the coding sequence ATGGAACAACTCACAAACAGCTACAAAGAAAATGTAGACTGGTTTAACGAGACGCTAGGGGTGGGCCGCAGCAGTGATATTGTCAGCAGAGACTATATCATCGGGAACCGCCGGGCTCGCCTATGGGTCATTGACGGCTATGGTATGGATGGAACGCTGGAGAGAATGGGGGCTTTCTGGCTGCAGCTGATGCCGGAACAGGTGAAGGATTTAACGCAGATGCAGGAGTTTGCAGACCGCTTCATCACCTTCTCCGAAACCAACGTCAGCTTTGACGCGAGTGAGATTGTAACCTCCGTTCTGCTGGGAAAATCTCTGCTGCTGATGGAGGGCTTGGCCGGTGGCGCGCTGATGGATGCCAAGGAGTACCCGGCGCGAAGTGTAGGAGAACCCCCGGACGGCAAGGTGCTTCGTGGTTCTCATGACGGATTTGTGGAAGCGGTGGTGCCCAATATGGCTTTGCTGCGCCGCCGCATCCGGGACCCCCACCTGACGATGGAGGGACACCAGCTGGGCAGCCGATCCCACACCGATGCGGTGCTGTGTTATCTGGACGACAAGGTGGATCAAAAGCTGCTGGCAGAGCTGCGGGAGAAACTCAAGCGGATTGATGTGAATTCCCTGACCATGGCCCAGGAGAGTGTGGCAGAGGCGATTCGCCCCAAGCAGTGGTACAATCCCTTCCCCAAGGTTCGCTACACCGAGCGGCCGGACAGTGCCGCCGCCAGCATTTTGGAGGGAAATATTGTCCTGATGGTGGACAACTCCCCCTCGGTAATGATTTTGCCCACGACCTTTTTTGACTTTACTCAGGAGGCCAATGAATTTTACTTTCCGCCGCTGGTTGGAACGTACCTTCGTATTCTGCGGATCATCGTATTTTTGATCTCCATGTTCATCACGCCGGCCTGGTATCTGATGGTCAGCGAGCCGGGACGGCTCCCAGAGTGGCTGGACTTCCTCTCTTCACCGGAACCGGCATCTCTGGGGCTTTTGTGGCAGCTGCTGGTGGTGGAATTCTTGATTGATGTGCTGAAGCTGGCGTCTTTGAATACGCCGGATTCGCTCTCAAACTCCTTCTCCATGCTGGGCGCGCTGATCTTGGGAGATTTTGCTGTTCAGGCCGGATGGCTGGGGCCGGAAGTACTGGTGTATATGGCGTTTGTGTCTGTTGCCAGCTTCGCGCAGCCAAGCTATGAGATGGGCTATGCCTTTAAGTTGCTGCGGGTAGTGCTGCTGCTGATTACAGCGCTGTTTGATGTCTGGGGATTTGTACTTGGATGCCTTGGTATCCTGGTGCTGTTGGCTACCACAAAACCGCTGGTGGGGAAGGGATATCTCTATCCTCTGATCCCGTTCAACGGCAAGGCTCTATGGAGGTTGATTGCCCGGGAGCCGATCGGCCGGGACAACACATGA
- a CDS encoding DUF4127 family protein → MMRRVLALAMACLMLSGCGPVRTEPWDNEVAQTDGTEIAYVPLDDRPDNVERVVYLAESLGYTLSMPERDDYRTALDGQPCNENGTQSGDRGELFRWVLDREAAGCDRYVLSMDQLLSGGLVNSRAMYNHEDISLPGAEGGEMAETYSEYELMGLLLSTLAEDADNQVWLLESVMRLAPTVGYQGGTLEDYNALRSYGAQPRPELAGEALVLGTVEESYRLGADGETLDLAVYGLTEAEAGEYLAARGRKLELSHTMMEMVTGLKAENIHVLIGIDDSSEENSIQKNEIAYLRSLLREGDALLSGVDDLAFKAVAKLYLEESGWEGANVSVSYFGGTEDRPACDYDYQSLETIMEEHLAFFGLKEEDVILYADLLVLVLTQPADPEQAETYCRELVEFLKNKQESGIPTILIDASNGSYGTMFHEMLTKEVQLGWLVSYAGFLDMAIVTGTALSHGVARYAFLRSGEQTEATERAFLRTVADSILKDFCYKHIVREDLLAYIRNDLGGDPNNFWLPNIDREAILGRLESGMAAATAPVIRNLERSNFISDLPPNYAERGWGGIALKNYRFPWDRAFEIGVDIQLGEFTEPHERVLGVYYQ, encoded by the coding sequence ATGATGAGACGAGTGTTGGCATTGGCCATGGCCTGCCTGATGCTGAGCGGCTGCGGCCCGGTGCGGACGGAGCCCTGGGACAACGAGGTGGCCCAGACGGACGGGACGGAGATCGCCTATGTGCCCCTGGACGACCGACCAGACAATGTGGAGCGGGTAGTATATCTGGCGGAGTCCCTGGGTTATACCCTGAGTATGCCGGAGAGAGATGACTACCGGACGGCGCTGGACGGTCAGCCCTGTAATGAAAACGGCACTCAGTCTGGGGATCGGGGGGAACTCTTCCGGTGGGTGCTGGACCGGGAGGCGGCGGGGTGTGACCGCTATGTGCTCTCCATGGACCAGCTCCTTTCGGGGGGGCTGGTGAACTCCCGGGCGATGTACAACCACGAGGACATCTCCCTGCCGGGAGCCGAGGGGGGCGAGATGGCCGAGACATACTCGGAGTACGAGCTGATGGGTCTTTTGCTTTCCACATTGGCCGAGGATGCGGATAATCAGGTTTGGCTGTTGGAGAGCGTCATGCGCCTGGCTCCCACGGTAGGCTACCAGGGCGGTACGCTGGAGGACTACAACGCCCTGCGTTCCTACGGCGCCCAGCCCCGGCCGGAGCTGGCCGGAGAGGCGTTGGTCCTGGGTACCGTGGAGGAGAGCTACCGCCTGGGCGCGGACGGAGAGACACTGGATCTGGCTGTCTATGGCCTGACGGAGGCGGAGGCAGGGGAGTACTTGGCCGCCAGAGGGCGGAAGCTGGAGCTCTCCCATACGATGATGGAGATGGTGACAGGACTGAAGGCGGAGAACATCCATGTGTTGATCGGCATTGACGACTCCTCTGAGGAGAACAGCATCCAGAAAAACGAGATCGCTTACCTGCGCTCTTTGCTGCGGGAAGGGGACGCTCTCCTCTCCGGCGTGGATGACCTGGCCTTCAAGGCGGTGGCCAAGCTCTATCTGGAGGAAAGCGGCTGGGAGGGGGCTAACGTGTCTGTCTCCTATTTCGGCGGTACGGAGGACCGGCCCGCCTGTGACTACGACTACCAGTCCCTGGAGACTATTATGGAGGAGCACCTTGCTTTCTTTGGACTGAAGGAAGAGGATGTGATCTTGTATGCCGATTTGCTGGTACTCGTGCTGACCCAGCCGGCGGACCCGGAACAGGCGGAGACCTATTGCCGGGAGTTGGTGGAGTTTCTCAAAAACAAGCAGGAGAGTGGGATTCCCACCATTCTAATCGATGCCAGCAACGGCAGTTACGGGACCATGTTCCATGAAATGCTGACCAAGGAGGTCCAGCTGGGCTGGCTCGTCAGCTACGCCGGCTTCCTGGATATGGCCATTGTCACCGGCACGGCATTGAGCCACGGCGTGGCCCGGTATGCCTTTTTGCGGAGCGGAGAGCAGACAGAGGCCACGGAGCGGGCCTTCCTGCGGACGGTGGCGGACAGCATTCTCAAGGACTTTTGCTACAAGCATATCGTTCGTGAGGATCTGCTGGCCTACATCCGAAACGACCTGGGCGGGGACCCCAATAACTTCTGGCTGCCGAACATCGACCGAGAGGCCATCCTGGGCCGGCTGGAGAGCGGCATGGCGGCGGCCACAGCACCGGTGATCCGGAATCTGGAGCGAAGCAACTTCATCTCGGATCTGCCCCCTAACTATGCCGAGCGGGGCTGGGGCGGCATTGCCCTGAAAAACTACCGCTTCCCCTGGGACCGGGCCTTTGAGATCGGCGTGGATATTCAATTGGGAGAATTCACTGAGCCCCATGAGCGTGTGCTGGGAGTCTATTATCAATAA
- a CDS encoding YbaB/EbfC family nucleoid-associated protein, with the protein MGYSARRGFTNGKVSGAQRQAELQQKIAEVQEQMNAAQEAVEATEFTASVGGGVVEARVNGKKEVLAVTIKPEAVDPEDVEMLQDLVVSAVNEALRQAGEAMDQSMNSVTGGLNLGAFGL; encoded by the coding sequence ATGGGTTACAGTGCACGCCGGGGATTTACCAACGGCAAGGTGTCTGGTGCTCAGCGCCAGGCGGAGCTGCAGCAGAAAATTGCTGAGGTTCAGGAGCAGATGAACGCCGCCCAGGAGGCGGTTGAGGCCACGGAGTTTACTGCCAGTGTGGGCGGCGGCGTGGTAGAGGCCCGGGTAAACGGCAAGAAGGAAGTTCTGGCTGTGACGATCAAGCCGGAGGCCGTGGACCCCGAGGACGTGGAGATGCTGCAGGATCTGGTGGTGTCCGCTGTTAACGAGGCGCTGCGGCAGGCCGGCGAGGCTATGGATCAGAGCATGAACAGCGTCACGGGCGGACTGAACCTGGGGGCATTTGGCCTCTGA
- the dnaX gene encoding DNA polymerase III subunit gamma/tau: protein MYQALYRKWRPKVFADVVGQSHITETLRRQVAEDRTSHAYLFTGTRGTGKTTCAKILAKAVNCEHPMDGDPCGVCPSCVGIESGSFLDVLELDAASNNGVDQVRALRDEAIYSPAHVKKRVYIVDEVHMLSTAAFNALLKILEEPPEHLMFILATTELHKVPATILSRCQRYSFKRITPEAIAERLNYVAEQENIELTADGAEMLARLADGALRDALSLLDQCAASGGLVDSAAVMEVLGLAGNLQTAQLLENILRRDAQAALLLLDRLYQSGKDVGAVLGELSVLVRDMLLRRTAPEGGAALLSGGYDSATLDRLGGEIPTGRLLYLATTLQKATADLYYSTNRRTDAELCLLRLCDESLSGDVTALVSRIQRLEAAVERGQVLAKGRAPGTEEPTRLTAKDAPPWEETPAPQPDALTQADMSRPEEPEEQVLSVPEQPKEPSATNTVVGSGWWRALAESCKGRLPPMYRVFLDMCTGVLEGDQLTLYAPDEITKGRLDNDRVKNVLLEEAATAAGTAVRLVFHIGPPPQASPQENLQNLLKFGSQFDNIEIK from the coding sequence ATGTATCAGGCGCTTTATCGGAAATGGAGGCCCAAGGTTTTTGCCGATGTGGTCGGACAATCCCATATTACGGAGACCCTGCGTCGCCAAGTGGCCGAGGATCGGACCTCCCACGCCTATCTCTTTACGGGTACCCGGGGAACCGGTAAAACTACCTGTGCCAAAATTCTGGCGAAGGCAGTCAACTGTGAGCATCCGATGGACGGAGACCCCTGCGGCGTATGTCCTTCCTGCGTCGGGATTGAGAGCGGGAGCTTTTTGGATGTGCTGGAGCTGGACGCCGCCTCTAACAACGGCGTGGACCAGGTTCGGGCGTTGCGGGACGAGGCAATTTACTCTCCGGCCCATGTAAAAAAGCGGGTTTATATTGTAGACGAGGTCCACATGCTCTCCACGGCGGCGTTTAACGCTTTGCTGAAGATTCTGGAAGAGCCGCCAGAGCACCTCATGTTTATCCTGGCCACGACAGAGCTGCATAAGGTACCTGCCACCATTTTATCCAGGTGCCAGCGCTACTCCTTTAAGCGCATTACACCGGAGGCGATTGCAGAGCGCCTGAACTATGTTGCGGAACAGGAGAACATTGAACTGACGGCGGACGGCGCAGAGATGTTGGCGCGGCTGGCGGACGGTGCGCTGCGGGATGCACTGAGCCTTCTGGACCAGTGCGCCGCATCCGGGGGCCTGGTGGACAGTGCCGCCGTGATGGAGGTGCTGGGTCTTGCGGGAAATCTGCAGACTGCGCAGCTCCTGGAGAATATCCTGCGGCGGGACGCTCAGGCGGCGCTGCTATTGCTGGACCGACTCTACCAGAGCGGCAAGGACGTGGGCGCGGTTCTGGGAGAGTTATCTGTGCTGGTGCGGGATATGTTGCTGCGCAGAACAGCCCCGGAAGGTGGGGCCGCACTTTTGTCCGGTGGGTATGACTCGGCCACATTGGACCGGCTGGGCGGAGAGATTCCCACGGGCCGTCTTCTCTATCTGGCGACGACACTGCAAAAAGCGACGGCAGACCTCTATTACAGCACAAATCGCCGCACGGATGCAGAGCTGTGTCTGCTGCGGCTGTGTGACGAGAGTCTCTCGGGTGACGTGACCGCGCTTGTCAGCCGGATTCAGCGGCTGGAAGCCGCGGTGGAGCGGGGACAGGTGCTGGCAAAGGGACGAGCTCCCGGAACAGAGGAACCGACTCGGTTGACAGCAAAAGACGCACCTCCTTGGGAGGAAACACCTGCCCCACAGCCGGATGCGCTGACACAAGCGGATATGTCGCGGCCAGAGGAGCCGGAAGAGCAAGTGCTGAGCGTACCGGAACAGCCAAAGGAACCGTCAGCCACCAATACTGTCGTGGGCAGCGGCTGGTGGCGGGCCTTGGCGGAGAGCTGCAAGGGCCGGCTGCCGCCCATGTACCGGGTATTTCTGGACATGTGTACCGGCGTGCTGGAGGGCGACCAGCTGACACTTTATGCCCCTGATGAGATCACCAAGGGCCGCCTGGACAATGACCGGGTGAAAAACGTCTTGTTGGAGGAGGCTGCCACTGCCGCTGGGACAGCGGTGCGGCTGGTGTTCCATATCGGTCCACCGCCTCAGGCATCTCCTCAGGAGAATCTACAGAACCTGCTGAAGTTTGGCAGTCAATTTGACAACATTGAAATTAAGTAA
- a CDS encoding IS3 family transposase — translation MPYTYPLEFKIKAIRRYEKGESIQSLCQELHIAQSTLYHWRKQFCSIMTPQRSYTPKEFDAISHQLQRLEHMMDVIRLSGFIPAVPLQKRLATLEHLYNQPDNPFSVHELCDALGVARGTFYNHIFRRADRSKYQEEQKQLELKVKQVFDDNDQRFGASKIRMILAESGIRVSAKRVSAIMQELDLHSVRTDAKKLYKAKQQRQKQNLLERVFTASRPNQTWVSDLTYFKVKSYWVYLCVILDLYSRKVIGYKVSCHMSTRLATLTFRQTFEERGRPDNLTFHSDRGSQYISKTFSELLQRCGAKQSFSASGRPLDNAVAEAFFSSFKREEAYRREYTSEKHFCRCVAEYITFYNEVRPHLTLRYQTPQAFEEAYYLSYLKKSCSTDSEP, via the coding sequence ATGCCGTACACCTACCCGCTGGAGTTCAAAATCAAAGCTATCCGCCGCTATGAAAAAGGTGAGTCCATCCAATCTCTGTGCCAAGAGTTACATATCGCTCAAAGCACACTGTACCACTGGCGAAAGCAGTTTTGCTCCATCATGACTCCGCAGAGATCATACACTCCTAAAGAATTTGATGCTATTTCACATCAGCTTCAAAGGCTGGAACATATGATGGATGTGATTCGGTTGTCCGGCTTTATCCCAGCCGTGCCGCTTCAAAAACGGCTTGCTACACTGGAGCATCTCTATAATCAACCGGACAACCCTTTTAGTGTACATGAGCTATGCGACGCTCTGGGCGTTGCAAGGGGAACCTTCTATAACCACATTTTCCGTCGTGCAGACCGAAGTAAATATCAGGAGGAACAGAAGCAGCTCGAATTAAAAGTGAAGCAGGTATTTGATGATAATGATCAAAGATTCGGTGCATCAAAAATTCGTATGATATTGGCAGAAAGCGGAATCCGTGTCAGTGCTAAGCGAGTCTCTGCCATTATGCAGGAACTGGATCTGCACAGTGTCCGCACCGATGCTAAGAAATTATATAAAGCAAAGCAGCAACGGCAAAAACAAAACTTGCTGGAACGGGTGTTCACAGCAAGTCGACCAAATCAAACCTGGGTAAGTGACCTTACATATTTTAAAGTCAAAAGCTATTGGGTATATCTGTGTGTGATCCTGGACCTTTATTCCCGCAAGGTGATTGGGTATAAGGTATCTTGCCACATGAGCACACGGCTGGCTACATTAACATTTCGGCAAACATTTGAGGAGCGAGGCCGGCCTGACAACCTGACCTTCCATAGTGATAGAGGCTCACAATACATATCTAAGACATTTTCTGAACTTTTACAGCGGTGCGGAGCCAAGCAGTCCTTTTCGGCCAGCGGGCGGCCATTGGATAATGCGGTGGCTGAAGCGTTCTTTTCTTCCTTTAAGCGTGAAGAAGCCTATCGCCGAGAATACACATCAGAAAAGCATTTTTGCAGATGTGTTGCAGAATACATTACGTTCTACAATGAGGTGCGTCCCCACCTAACGCTGAGATACCAGACACCGCAAGCCTTTGAGGAGGCTTATTACTTGTCTTATCTCAAAAAGTCATGTTCAACTGACAGTGAACCGTAA